The proteins below are encoded in one region of Thermosulfurimonas marina:
- the xseA gene encoding exodeoxyribonuclease VII large subunit: MHEISRAAERPPERTVFTVRELTQKIRDLLEERFLLVWVEGEISQLKNHDSGHIFFSLKDEGALLKVVLFREEARRVGFPLKEGLRVLCFGRISVYAPRGEYRLIAQRIEPRGLGALQAAFEALKEELRRRGYFDPERKRPLPAFPRRVAVVTSLSGAALHDFLRVARSRWAAHLLIYPVRVQGEGAAQEIVEALEGLNLLPDLDLIVITRGGGSLEDLWTFNERAVAEAVYRSRVPVVSAVGHEVDYTICDFVADHRAPTPTAAAALVFPDRTALLEKLAGLRRRLEENLSRRLALAEREIHHLRRRLRDPLALLQEREALVRRLGREIHRKVAERLLREEGRFSALVRHLEALSPLAVLSRGYSVVRKGPQGPVVCKASEVKPGDLLEILLAEGKIAARVEKTSSPA, encoded by the coding sequence GTGCACGAAATTTCCAGAGCCGCCGAGCGCCCCCCGGAAAGGACGGTCTTTACCGTAAGGGAGCTCACGCAGAAGATTCGAGACCTCCTTGAGGAACGCTTTCTTCTGGTCTGGGTGGAGGGAGAGATCTCGCAGCTCAAAAACCACGACTCTGGACACATCTTTTTTTCTCTCAAGGATGAAGGGGCCCTGCTTAAGGTGGTCCTCTTTCGGGAGGAGGCCCGGCGGGTGGGCTTTCCTTTGAAGGAGGGTCTCCGGGTCCTCTGTTTTGGCCGGATCTCCGTTTATGCCCCCCGGGGAGAGTACCGGCTCATCGCTCAGAGGATTGAGCCCCGGGGTTTGGGGGCCTTGCAGGCGGCCTTTGAGGCCCTCAAGGAGGAGTTGCGTCGCCGGGGCTACTTTGATCCGGAAAGGAAAAGGCCCCTTCCGGCCTTTCCCCGCCGGGTGGCGGTGGTGACCTCCCTTTCCGGCGCGGCCCTTCATGATTTTCTGCGGGTGGCCCGGAGCCGCTGGGCAGCCCACCTCCTGATCTATCCCGTAAGGGTCCAAGGGGAAGGGGCGGCCCAAGAAATCGTAGAGGCCCTGGAAGGGCTCAACCTCCTTCCGGATCTTGACCTCATCGTCATCACCCGGGGCGGAGGCTCGCTGGAAGACCTCTGGACCTTTAACGAAAGGGCCGTGGCGGAGGCGGTTTATCGCTCGCGGGTGCCGGTGGTCTCCGCCGTGGGCCACGAGGTGGACTACACCATCTGCGATTTCGTGGCCGACCACCGGGCCCCTACCCCCACGGCGGCCGCGGCCCTCGTCTTTCCGGATCGCACGGCCCTTCTTGAAAAGTTAGCCGGCCTCCGGCGTCGGCTGGAAGAGAACCTTTCCCGACGGCTGGCTCTGGCCGAAAGAGAGATCCACCACCTCCGGCGTCGGCTGCGCGACCCCTTGGCCCTTCTTCAAGAAAGAGAAGCCTTGGTCAGGCGCCTCGGCCGGGAAATTCACCGAAAGGTGGCCGAACGACTCCTGCGGGAGGAAGGCCGGTTTTCCGCCCTGGTCCGCCATTTGGAGGCCCTCTCGCCGCTGGCGGTGCTTTCCCGGGGCTACAGCGTGGTCCGTAAGGGTCCGCAAGGGCCGGTAGTCTGCAAGGCCTCGGAGGTCAAACCCGGAGACCTTCTGGAAATCCTTCTGGCAGAGGGAAAAATTGCCGCCCGAGTGGAAAAAACTTCTTCTCCTGCTTAG
- a CDS encoding M23 family metallopeptidase: MPPEWKKLLLLLSLLLGLSPGARAQTLRAHPGEALILSAENFQRARFLGRTYFPVEIGDLRLFLLPIPLKLTPGGYPLTLVRGPVVLRREVSVLPKAYPEERLKLPERMVIFPPKVLARIKKEVALILRTVSRTEGACRWPGPMVPPVKGRVSSPFGLRRILNGRPRSPHSGVDFAVPAGTPVRAAQSGRVVLTGDFYLPGKVIILSHGCGIYTYYAHLSRIKVKKGQEVSQGEVIALSGATGRATGAHLHFGLYVAGERVDPLFVIRSLEDYYERFRGEIATARGHRPPTGRPGGASGRGPGTL; this comes from the coding sequence TTGCCGCCCGAGTGGAAAAAACTTCTTCTCCTGCTTAGCCTACTTCTCGGCCTCTCCCCGGGGGCCCGAGCCCAGACCCTTAGGGCCCATCCCGGAGAGGCCCTAATCCTTTCCGCCGAAAACTTTCAAAGGGCCCGTTTTCTCGGAAGGACCTACTTTCCGGTGGAAATAGGCGACCTGCGCCTTTTCCTTTTGCCTATCCCCCTAAAGCTGACCCCGGGGGGATACCCTTTGACTCTCGTCCGGGGCCCGGTGGTCCTCCGCCGGGAAGTTTCCGTCCTCCCCAAGGCCTATCCCGAAGAACGCTTAAAACTTCCGGAAAGGATGGTCATCTTTCCCCCCAAGGTTTTGGCCCGCATAAAAAAAGAAGTGGCCCTCATCCTCCGGACGGTCTCTCGCACCGAAGGGGCCTGCCGCTGGCCTGGGCCCATGGTTCCTCCGGTCAAGGGCCGGGTCTCCAGCCCCTTCGGCCTGCGGCGTATCCTCAACGGCCGGCCCCGGAGTCCCCATTCCGGGGTGGACTTTGCGGTGCCCGCAGGTACTCCGGTACGGGCGGCCCAAAGCGGTCGGGTGGTTCTTACCGGGGACTTCTACCTTCCCGGAAAGGTGATTATCCTCTCCCACGGCTGCGGTATCTATACCTATTATGCCCATCTTTCCCGCATCAAGGTAAAAAAAGGCCAAGAGGTGTCTCAAGGGGAAGTGATTGCCCTTTCCGGGGCCACGGGGAGGGCCACCGGGGCCCATCTGCACTTCGGACTTTATGTAGCTGGAGAAAGGGTAGACCCCCTTTTTGTAATTCGCTCCCTGGAGGATTACTATGAGCGCTTTCGAGGAGAAATTGCAACGGCTCGAGGCCATCGCCCGCCGACTGGAAGACCCGGCGGTGCCTCTGGAAGAGGCCCTGGAACTCTATGA
- the xseB gene encoding exodeoxyribonuclease VII small subunit, with protein MPLEEALELYEEGIRLVRDCEAFLREARLRVEVLVKTGEGLTRVPLEESHGGEGT; from the coding sequence GTGCCTCTGGAAGAGGCCCTGGAACTCTATGAAGAAGGAATAAGGCTGGTCCGGGACTGCGAAGCCTTTCTCCGGGAGGCCCGCCTCCGGGTGGAAGTCCTGGTCAAGACCGGCGAAGGTTTAACCCGGGTACCCTTGGAGGAGAGCCATGGAGGAGAGGGAACTTAA
- a CDS encoding polyprenyl synthetase family protein, producing MEERELKELLGRLRKKIDRRLEELLPERKEPGARVISAMRYSLFAGGKRLRPILFLLAAEAAGGPAEDLLTFACGLECLHTYSLIHDDLPAMDDDDLRRGRPTCHRAFDEATAILAGDGLQALAFECFTHPDLRARVPAERLVAAIHLVARAAGIHGMVVGQMADLLAEGRRISLEELQYIHRHKTAALIEASVVSGGLLAGAEESVLASLQTYGASLGLAFQIVDDLLDVTGNEEELGKPVGSDERRGKATYPALVGLSAAREKARDLVERALSALSPLGPPAEPLRALALFVLTRKN from the coding sequence ATGGAGGAGAGGGAACTTAAGGAACTCCTCGGCCGCTTGCGGAAAAAAATCGACCGCCGGCTGGAAGAGCTCCTTCCGGAAAGAAAAGAACCCGGGGCCCGGGTCATTTCCGCCATGCGTTACAGCCTCTTTGCCGGGGGCAAGCGCCTGCGACCCATCCTCTTTCTGCTTGCCGCCGAGGCGGCAGGAGGGCCCGCCGAAGACCTCCTGACCTTCGCCTGCGGACTGGAGTGTCTCCATACCTACTCCCTGATCCACGACGACCTTCCGGCCATGGACGACGATGATCTGCGCCGGGGCCGGCCCACCTGTCACCGGGCCTTTGACGAGGCCACGGCCATCCTGGCCGGAGACGGACTTCAGGCCCTGGCCTTCGAATGTTTTACCCATCCGGACCTTAGAGCCCGGGTCCCGGCCGAGCGTCTGGTCGCAGCGATCCATCTCGTGGCCCGGGCCGCAGGTATCCACGGCATGGTGGTGGGTCAGATGGCCGACCTTTTAGCCGAAGGCCGGCGCATTTCCCTGGAAGAGCTGCAGTATATCCACCGGCACAAGACCGCGGCCCTCATTGAGGCCTCGGTGGTAAGCGGAGGGCTTCTGGCCGGGGCGGAGGAGTCTGTGCTGGCCTCCCTGCAGACCTACGGGGCCTCCCTGGGGCTCGCTTTCCAGATCGTGGACGACCTCCTGGATGTGACCGGAAACGAGGAGGAGTTGGGCAAACCCGTAGGCTCCGATGAGCGCCGGGGTAAGGCCACCTACCCGGCCCTGGTAGGCCTTTCCGCGGCCCGGGAAAAGGCCCGGGATCTGGTAGAAAGGGCCCTTTCGGCCCTTTCCCCACTAGGCCCCCCGGCTGAGCCCTTGCGGGCCCTTGCCCTTTTCGTGCTTACCCGTAAAAATTGA
- the dxs gene encoding 1-deoxy-D-xylulose-5-phosphate synthase: protein MSRILDRVNDPRDLKALSPKELRKLAAEIREVIVETVARNGGHLAPNLGVVELTLALHYVFDSPKDRLVWDVGHQCYTHKLITGRKERFHTLRQYGGIAGFPKRAESPHDIVETGHSSTSISYGLGLAVGLRLLQKEGRTIAIIGDGSMTAGLAFEGLNNAGHLREDLIVILNDNEMSISPNVGALSSFLSRRMTGRLARRLKKDIEHLAERLPRGEQLLQLLRKSEGLLKSALTPGMLFEALGFEYIGPVDGHNLEGLIKLFQNLREIRGPLLVHVLTKKGKGYPPAEADPETFHGIGPFDPTSGRPLKEEGPPSYTAVFSRTMLRLAEIEPRLVAITAAMPTGTGLKAFGERFPERFFDVGICEQHAVTFAAGLALEGLIPVCAIYSTFLQRAFDQLIHDVALPNLHVIFALDRGGIVGEDGPTHQGQFDLTYLRLIPNFTVMAPADENELQHMLYTALELPGPVALRYPRGSGVGIPLEVEFRKIPYGKAEVLREGRDLALLAIGNMVHPALAAAEILEKEGLSVTVVNARFVKPLDAELICDLASQTGRVLTVEENTLLGGFGSAVAECLADHRVSARLKRLGLPDRFIEHGAPVLLREKYGLVPASIAEAARSLLS from the coding sequence ATGAGCCGCATCCTCGACCGCGTAAATGATCCCCGGGATCTTAAGGCCCTCTCTCCCAAAGAACTCCGCAAACTGGCCGCAGAAATCCGGGAAGTCATTGTGGAGACCGTAGCCCGCAATGGAGGGCACCTGGCCCCCAATCTGGGAGTGGTGGAACTGACCCTGGCCCTGCATTATGTCTTTGACTCTCCCAAGGACCGTCTGGTCTGGGATGTGGGGCACCAATGCTATACCCACAAGCTGATTACCGGTCGGAAGGAGCGGTTCCACACCCTGCGCCAGTACGGAGGGATTGCCGGTTTCCCTAAGCGAGCCGAAAGCCCTCACGATATCGTAGAGACCGGCCACTCCAGCACCTCCATCTCCTACGGTTTGGGGCTGGCCGTAGGGCTCCGGCTTCTCCAAAAAGAGGGGCGGACCATCGCCATCATCGGCGACGGCTCCATGACCGCAGGTCTGGCCTTTGAGGGGCTCAACAATGCCGGACATCTCCGGGAGGACCTCATCGTCATCCTGAACGACAACGAAATGTCCATTTCTCCCAACGTGGGGGCCTTGTCTTCCTTCCTTTCCCGGCGCATGACCGGACGCCTGGCCCGGCGTCTGAAAAAGGACATCGAGCATCTGGCCGAAAGGCTCCCCCGAGGCGAACAACTCCTCCAGCTCCTGCGCAAAAGTGAGGGTCTTCTTAAGAGTGCCCTTACCCCGGGCATGCTCTTTGAGGCCCTGGGTTTTGAGTACATCGGTCCGGTGGACGGCCATAACCTGGAGGGGCTCATCAAACTTTTCCAGAACCTTAGAGAGATACGCGGGCCCCTCCTGGTGCACGTCCTTACCAAAAAGGGCAAAGGCTATCCGCCGGCGGAGGCCGATCCGGAGACCTTTCACGGAATCGGGCCCTTTGACCCCACAAGCGGCCGCCCCCTTAAGGAAGAGGGGCCTCCCTCCTACACCGCGGTCTTTTCCCGGACCATGTTGAGGCTGGCGGAGATAGAGCCCCGGTTAGTGGCCATCACCGCGGCCATGCCCACGGGGACCGGGCTTAAGGCCTTCGGAGAACGCTTTCCGGAGCGCTTCTTTGATGTGGGGATCTGCGAGCAGCACGCGGTAACCTTTGCCGCGGGCCTGGCCCTGGAGGGGCTCATCCCGGTCTGTGCCATCTATTCCACCTTTCTCCAGCGGGCCTTTGACCAGCTTATCCATGACGTGGCCCTTCCCAATCTCCACGTAATCTTTGCCCTGGATCGGGGAGGAATTGTAGGAGAGGACGGCCCCACCCACCAGGGCCAGTTCGACCTCACCTACCTGCGCCTCATTCCTAACTTCACGGTAATGGCCCCGGCAGACGAAAACGAGCTGCAACACATGCTCTACACCGCCCTCGAACTTCCCGGCCCGGTAGCCCTCCGCTACCCGCGGGGATCCGGGGTGGGGATACCTCTCGAAGTGGAATTTCGTAAGATCCCTTACGGAAAGGCCGAGGTCCTCCGGGAGGGCCGGGATCTAGCCCTCCTGGCTATAGGGAACATGGTCCATCCGGCTTTGGCCGCGGCAGAGATCTTGGAAAAAGAGGGCCTTTCCGTCACGGTGGTCAACGCCCGCTTTGTAAAGCCCCTGGACGCGGAGTTGATCTGTGATCTGGCCAGTCAGACCGGGCGAGTGCTCACCGTGGAGGAAAATACCCTCCTTGGGGGCTTCGGTTCCGCGGTGGCCGAGTGTCTGGCCGACCATAGGGTCTCGGCGCGTCTTAAACGCCTCGGTCTTCCGGATCGCTTTATCGAACACGGGGCCCCGGTCCTGCTGCGGGAAAAATACGGCCTGGTCCCGGCCTCCATCGCCGAAGCCGCCCGCTCCCTCCTTTCCTGA
- a CDS encoding elongation factor G, whose product MGEIRTFVLLGQSGAGKTALAQAMLELAGENIKRPPEGPTQAARVHHLTWQKIPYFFLDTPGDDNFLGETRLAAWAADFAVLVVDATSPVKVQLEKAYAAAQEEGLPLLVFVNKLDQEKARLEDALCDLQEKLEICPVPVAYPLGEEETLRGIIDLLKLKVYIPEGRKVRVENLPEELKALAEGLRKNMVEFAAEGEDELLEKYLEEGELTPEEIMRGLKGGILSGKIAPVVVGSVARFIGVARLLDAVAELGPSPEARGPRLAEGEGTVEVSPSAEGPAVLAVFKTLVDPYAGRLSFARVLSGKISREGELYNPLRETTEKYAHLSLAQGEELREVAEAGPGALVVLPKLSETRTGDTLVSPGLNLRIPPPELPSPVLTYALHPESRADEDKIGPALAKLLEEDPTLRVSRDEETRELLLSGLGQIHLEKSVEKLRERYGVRARMSLPKIPYRETIKKPAQGVIYRHKKQTGGRGQFAEVHFHVFPLPRGQGFEFVETLTGMNVPRNFVPAVEKGVREAMEKGPLAGYPVVDVKVQFYDGKSHEVDSSDMAFKIAAFHCFKKAMEQCQPVLLEPVMELEVEVPEKYMGEVIGDLNARRGRVLGMEPRGKVQVVKAQVPLAEVQRYALDLNSLTGGRGTFRMRFSHYEEVPGPLAQKIIESARAEKAAA is encoded by the coding sequence ATGGGGGAAATACGCACTTTTGTCCTTTTAGGCCAAAGCGGGGCGGGGAAGACGGCCCTGGCCCAGGCCATGTTAGAGCTGGCCGGGGAGAACATCAAACGCCCTCCGGAGGGGCCCACGCAGGCGGCCCGGGTCCATCATCTCACCTGGCAGAAAATCCCCTACTTCTTCCTGGACACCCCTGGAGACGACAACTTCTTAGGAGAAACGCGGCTTGCGGCCTGGGCCGCAGATTTCGCCGTCCTGGTGGTGGACGCCACCTCTCCGGTCAAGGTCCAGCTGGAGAAGGCTTACGCCGCCGCCCAAGAGGAAGGCCTTCCCCTTCTGGTCTTCGTGAATAAGCTCGACCAGGAAAAGGCCCGCCTGGAAGACGCCCTCTGTGACCTCCAGGAAAAACTGGAGATCTGTCCGGTCCCCGTGGCCTATCCTCTGGGAGAAGAAGAGACGCTCCGGGGAATCATCGATCTTCTCAAACTCAAGGTTTATATCCCCGAGGGCCGTAAGGTGCGGGTGGAAAATCTTCCCGAAGAATTAAAGGCCCTAGCCGAGGGCCTACGCAAGAATATGGTGGAATTTGCGGCCGAAGGCGAAGACGAGCTCCTGGAGAAGTATCTGGAGGAGGGAGAGCTCACCCCGGAGGAGATCATGCGGGGTCTTAAAGGAGGAATCCTTTCCGGAAAGATCGCCCCGGTGGTGGTGGGCTCGGTGGCCCGTTTTATCGGAGTAGCCCGGCTGCTTGATGCGGTGGCTGAACTCGGGCCAAGCCCCGAGGCCCGGGGGCCCCGTCTGGCCGAGGGAGAGGGCACCGTGGAGGTCTCCCCTTCGGCCGAGGGGCCGGCGGTCCTTGCGGTCTTCAAGACCCTGGTGGACCCTTATGCCGGACGCCTCTCCTTTGCCCGGGTGCTTTCCGGAAAGATTTCCCGGGAGGGAGAACTCTATAACCCCTTGCGCGAGACCACGGAGAAATACGCCCACCTCTCCCTGGCCCAGGGGGAGGAGTTGCGGGAGGTGGCTGAGGCTGGCCCCGGGGCCTTGGTGGTGCTCCCCAAGCTTTCGGAGACCCGCACCGGGGACACCCTGGTCTCCCCGGGCCTGAATCTACGGATTCCCCCTCCGGAACTCCCCTCTCCGGTCCTCACCTACGCCCTGCATCCGGAAAGCCGGGCGGATGAAGACAAGATCGGCCCGGCCCTGGCCAAGCTTCTGGAGGAGGATCCCACCCTGCGGGTGAGCCGCGACGAGGAGACCCGGGAACTTCTTCTCTCCGGTCTGGGACAGATCCACCTCGAAAAGTCCGTGGAAAAACTGCGCGAGCGTTACGGAGTGCGCGCCCGCATGAGTCTTCCCAAGATCCCCTACCGGGAGACCATCAAAAAACCGGCCCAGGGAGTGATCTACCGCCACAAGAAGCAGACCGGAGGACGGGGGCAGTTTGCCGAAGTCCATTTCCACGTCTTTCCCCTTCCCCGGGGACAGGGCTTTGAATTCGTAGAGACCCTTACGGGCATGAATGTGCCCCGCAATTTCGTTCCCGCGGTGGAAAAAGGAGTGCGGGAGGCCATGGAAAAGGGCCCCCTTGCGGGCTACCCGGTAGTGGATGTCAAAGTGCAGTTCTACGACGGAAAATCCCACGAGGTGGACTCCTCGGACATGGCCTTCAAGATCGCGGCCTTCCACTGTTTTAAGAAAGCCATGGAACAGTGCCAGCCGGTCCTTCTTGAGCCGGTGATGGAGCTGGAGGTCGAGGTCCCGGAAAAATACATGGGGGAGGTCATCGGAGATCTCAACGCCCGCCGGGGGCGAGTCCTGGGGATGGAACCCCGGGGCAAGGTCCAGGTGGTCAAGGCCCAGGTGCCTTTGGCCGAGGTCCAGCGTTACGCCCTGGATCTCAACAGTCTTACCGGAGGGCGGGGCACCTTCCGCATGCGCTTTTCGCATTATGAGGAGGTCCCGGGTCCTCTGGCCCAGAAGATCATCGAAAGTGCCCGCGCGGAGAAAGCGGCGGCATGA
- a CDS encoding MogA/MoaB family molybdenum cofactor biosynthesis protein produces the protein MKAGVLTVSDKGARGEREDLSGKILMEKLSEAGFEVAAYEIVPDEYEEIVALLVDWADRLQLPLILTTGGTGLSPRDVTPEATRAVLEKEIPGIAETLRAKGLEHTPYSMLSRGLAGIRRKSLIINLPGSPRAVEEAWEVLSPVLRHAIEKIQGSEAECARG, from the coding sequence ATGAAAGCCGGTGTTCTTACGGTAAGCGATAAAGGGGCCCGAGGAGAGAGGGAGGACCTTTCCGGGAAAATCCTGATGGAGAAGCTTTCCGAGGCAGGCTTTGAGGTAGCGGCCTACGAGATCGTCCCGGACGAATACGAAGAAATCGTAGCCCTTCTGGTGGATTGGGCCGACCGTTTGCAATTGCCTCTCATTCTCACCACCGGGGGCACCGGTCTTTCCCCCCGGGACGTCACCCCGGAGGCCACCCGAGCGGTCCTGGAAAAGGAGATCCCCGGAATTGCCGAAACTCTGCGGGCTAAAGGGCTGGAGCATACGCCCTACTCCATGCTTTCCCGGGGGCTGGCCGGCATAAGGCGCAAAAGTCTCATCATTAACCTGCCCGGGTCCCCGAGGGCGGTGGAGGAGGCCTGGGAGGTGCTCTCCCCGGTCTTAAGGCACGCCATCGAGAAAATCCAGGGCTCGGAGGCCGAGTGTGCCCGAGGTTAG
- the selD gene encoding selenide, water dikinase SelD encodes MPEVRLTQKVKAAGUAAKLPPAELAALLKSLHLPRVPELLLGAEHGSDAAVYRLTEDLALVATVDFFTPVVDEPYTFGQIAAANALSDLYTMGARPILALNVVGFPKKGLDLEILRKILQGGADKVAEAGAALGGGHSLDDPEIKYGLCALGLVHPERLITNTGARPGDRLFLTKPLGTGILTTALKGGLLTPEDPAYTRLVETMATLNRAAGESMTEVGVHAATDITGFGLLGHALEMAEASGVRLRIYASRVPLLPRTLDFLKLGMAPEGDLANQIFCEKKVKIAKGVDPLLLSVLYDAQTSGGLLIAVPEARAEALFTRLLEKGVVEATCVGEVISGEPGIEIYP; translated from the coding sequence GTGCCCGAGGTTAGACTAACCCAGAAGGTCAAGGCCGCGGGCTGAGCGGCTAAACTGCCGCCGGCGGAGCTGGCGGCCCTCCTCAAAAGCCTGCACTTGCCGAGGGTGCCGGAGCTCCTCCTAGGGGCGGAGCACGGCTCCGATGCCGCAGTCTACCGCCTGACCGAGGATCTGGCCCTGGTGGCCACGGTGGATTTTTTTACCCCGGTGGTGGACGAACCCTACACCTTCGGGCAGATCGCTGCGGCCAACGCCCTTTCAGATCTTTACACCATGGGGGCCCGCCCCATCCTGGCCCTGAACGTGGTGGGTTTCCCCAAAAAGGGGCTCGATCTGGAGATCCTGCGGAAGATCCTCCAGGGAGGGGCAGACAAGGTGGCCGAGGCCGGGGCCGCCTTGGGCGGGGGCCACAGCCTGGATGACCCGGAGATCAAGTACGGGCTTTGCGCCCTGGGACTGGTGCACCCGGAAAGACTCATCACCAACACCGGGGCGCGTCCCGGAGACCGCCTTTTTCTTACCAAACCCCTGGGCACGGGAATCCTCACTACGGCCCTCAAAGGGGGGCTCCTTACCCCTGAGGACCCCGCCTACACCCGTCTCGTGGAGACCATGGCCACCCTCAACCGGGCCGCAGGGGAGTCCATGACCGAAGTAGGCGTGCATGCGGCCACAGACATTACCGGCTTTGGCCTTCTGGGACACGCTCTAGAGATGGCCGAGGCCAGCGGAGTGCGCCTCCGGATCTATGCCTCCCGGGTGCCTCTCCTTCCCCGCACCCTGGATTTCCTAAAGCTGGGCATGGCCCCGGAAGGGGATCTGGCCAATCAGATCTTCTGCGAAAAGAAGGTGAAGATTGCCAAAGGGGTGGACCCCCTCCTCCTTTCGGTCCTTTACGACGCCCAGACCTCCGGCGGACTCCTCATCGCCGTCCCTGAAGCCCGGGCCGAGGCCCTTTTTACCCGGCTCCTAGAGAAGGGCGTGGTAGAAGCGACCTGCGTAGGGGAAGTAATCTCCGGAGAGCCGGGAATCGAGATCTATCCCTAA
- a CDS encoding TlpA family protein disulfide reductase — translation MRERLVFLVLFVALAVAGMGFSSPKKSPDIAFSDLDGHRYHLSDFRGKVVVVNFFKSDCPPCMVELRELAKLYRKYEKDGLMIVSLMIDEEGLPLLPRIVEGKGITYPVGLASEEALQAFGGVYITPTTFIIDREGEVVKRLIGYAGREYLEKKIREYLGR, via the coding sequence ATGCGCGAAAGGTTAGTCTTTCTGGTTCTGTTTGTCGCCCTAGCGGTGGCGGGCATGGGTTTTTCCTCTCCCAAGAAGTCCCCGGATATTGCCTTTTCGGATCTCGACGGACACCGCTATCATCTTTCGGACTTTCGGGGAAAGGTGGTGGTGGTCAACTTTTTCAAGAGCGATTGTCCCCCCTGCATGGTGGAGCTGCGGGAACTGGCCAAGCTTTATCGGAAATATGAAAAAGACGGGCTCATGATCGTGAGCCTCATGATAGACGAAGAGGGTCTTCCCCTCCTGCCCCGGATAGTGGAGGGCAAGGGCATCACTTATCCGGTGGGATTGGCCAGTGAGGAGGCCCTGCAGGCCTTTGGCGGGGTCTACATCACCCCCACGACCTTCATCATCGACCGTGAGGGAGAGGTGGTCAAACGCCTCATTGGTTACGCCGGCCGGGAGTATCTGGAAAAGAAGATCCGGGAATATCTAGGCCGTTAG
- a CDS encoding creatininase family protein, whose translation MRMEELTYPEVEALSREGVPVILPLGSVEEHGPHLPLATDLYTAYRVAEMAARRVQALVAPPVYYGLCRSTAEHPGTISLRGETLRALVLDLLAGFFQHGFRAFLLLSGHAGGTHMAFIVDAAEEFLSRHPETALAVVSLLDLLRERAGDLLQTPGDSHAGEWETSLIQYFHPQLVRGSAPEEYPRFPRYRIVSSKRAFWPGGVWGDPGRASPEKGRLLAERLAEGLEYLLRELREEVRCAKG comes from the coding sequence ATGCGCATGGAAGAGTTGACCTATCCGGAGGTGGAGGCCCTTTCCCGGGAGGGGGTCCCGGTGATCCTCCCTCTGGGTTCGGTGGAGGAGCACGGGCCGCACCTTCCCCTGGCCACGGATCTTTATACCGCCTATCGGGTGGCGGAGATGGCCGCCCGGAGGGTTCAGGCCCTGGTGGCCCCTCCGGTCTACTACGGACTTTGTCGGAGCACGGCAGAACACCCCGGGACCATTTCCCTGCGGGGGGAGACTCTGCGGGCCCTGGTGCTTGACCTCCTTGCGGGGTTTTTCCAGCACGGTTTTCGGGCTTTTCTCCTCCTTTCCGGGCATGCCGGGGGGACCCACATGGCCTTCATTGTGGATGCCGCCGAGGAATTTCTCTCCCGGCATCCCGAAACAGCCCTGGCCGTGGTCTCCCTCCTGGACCTCCTGCGGGAGCGGGCTGGAGATCTCCTCCAGACCCCCGGAGATTCCCATGCCGGAGAGTGGGAAACTTCTCTTATCCAATATTTTCATCCCCAGCTCGTCCGGGGTTCGGCCCCGGAGGAATATCCCCGCTTTCCCCGCTACCGGATCGTGTCCTCTAAGCGGGCCTTCTGGCCTGGAGGAGTGTGGGGGGACCCCGGCCGGGCCAGCCCGGAGAAGGGGCGCCTCCTTGCCGAACGCCTGGCGGAAGGATTAGAATATTTATTAAGAGAACTGCGGGAGGAAGTAAGATGCGCGAAAGGTTAG